The window CCGCGAAGAGGAGGTTGCCGCCGGCGGCCGTGGTGGAGCCGGTCTTGATGCCGATGGCGTTGTCGTAGGGGACGAGCCGGTTGTAGTTGCTCCAGGGCTGGCCCGAGGGGTCCTTCCAGGAAGGCAGCCTGGTGATGTCCGTGAGGGCCTTCATCTTCACCAGCTCGTTGCCGAGCTTGACCTGGTCCTCGGCGGTGGAGACGGTCGTCTCCTTCAGCCCGGACGGGTCGGTGTACTTGGTGTTCTTCATCCCGAGGTCCTTGGCGGCGGCGTTCATCTTCTTGACGAACTCCTCCTCCGAACCGTTGCTGTCCCAACGGGCGAGCAGCCGCGCGATGTTGTTCGCGGACGGAATCATGATGGCCGCGATCGCGTCGTACTGGGAGAGCGTGTCGCCCTCCTTGACGGTGTTGAGCGTGGACTCGCCGTCCTTGTCGTAGCCGCCCTCGGTCTCCGCCTTGGCGTCGACCGGGATCTTCGCGCCCTTCTCGCCGGCCTTCATCGGGTGTTCCTTGAGGATGACGTAGGCGGTCATCGCCTTGGCGACGGAGCCGATGGCCACGGGCTTCTGCTCACCGAAGCTGTCCATCGTGCCGATGCCGTTGACGTCCATCCAGCCCTGGCCCTCGTCGGGCCACGGCAGGGAGATCTTGCCGCCCTTGAACGCGTACGACTCGTCGGCGGTCAGGGCGAGGGTGGGGGCCGGGAGCGGGCGCAGGGACTGTGCGACCGCGAACACGATCACCAGCAGGATGGCCAGGGGGGTCCAGATCTTGACCCGGCGGATGAACGTCCGCACGGGGGTCTGGCGCGGCGGCGGGGTGTTCGTCAGTTCGGCCAGCAGGTCGAGCGGCGGCTTCGGCGGCAGCGGCTGCTGCGTCGTCCGCTCCGGGCCCACCTGGGGGATGGTCCGCGTCGCCTCCGCCGGGGCGATGGCGGGGCTGCCCGGGGTCGCGGCCGGGGGCCTCGGCGGGGCGTGCTCGTCCAGCGGCTTCAGGGCGACGAATTTGCTGGTGCGTTCGGATGGGGGCGGGGTCGTGCTGCCGGGCTCGTCGTCGGCATCGACCTTCGCCCTGCCGGCGGGGGCGGGCTCGGTGTCGCCCTTCGCGCTGTCGGCGCTGTCGGGCTCGGCGTCGGTCTTGACCTTGTCGGTGACGTCGGGCCTGGCGTCGGCCTTGGCTCCGTCGGTGGCCTCGGCGCTGCCGGCGTCCGTGGACCTGACGGCGTCCTCGGGCTCGTCGAGGGGCTCGGTGGCCTTGGTGGCGGCGCCGCCCAGTTTGAGCATGGTGGTGGGGTGGTCCACCGCGGGCGGCCGGGGGGCCCGGAAGATGGCGGTCGGCTGATCCACAGCCCGCCCCGCCTCGGCTCCGCCATCGCCCTCCGACGTCCCACCCGCACCACCCGCGCGGCTTTCGTCGTCGTCCGCGGGTGGCCCCTGTGGGGCGCCTCCACCGTCGGCGGCGGTCGGCTCGTCGTCGGGGCCCGATTCGCCGGCGGGGCCGTCCGGGCCGTTGGCGGGATCGTCCCGGCCGTCGGCGGGGTCGTCAGGGCCGGCGGGGGCGTGCGGCTGGTCGGCGTCCACGGCCTCGGCCTCGGTCGAGTCCGAGCTGGCGCCTGCACCCTCGCCGGCGCGGGCGGTCGCGCTCGCGGCGCCGGGGCGCCCGCCAGCGGAGAGGTGAACCGTGCTGTCGGTGGCGGGGGGCGCGTCGGCGGGGTCGGACTCCGTGCCGGCGACGGCGGCCGGGCGCGCGTCCGTGGGGTGCCCCGCACCGTCGGCGGGAGTGTGCTTCGCACCGTCGGCGGCCCGGGACGCGTCGGCGGGGCCGGGCTTCGGGCTGCCGGCGGCGGCCGGGCGGGTGTCCGTGGTGGGGCGGGCATCGGCAACCGAGCCGGGGGCCCTGTCGCTGTCCGGTGCGGGCCGGACGTCGGCAGCAGAGACGGCAGCGTCCGCGGTCGCCGAGCCCGTCCTCGCTCCGGCGGCGGCCCCGGGCGCGGACCCGCCGTCCGATTCCACCCGGAGCGTGGTGGTCTTCGGGTCGTCGCCGGATCGGGAGGTCTTGGTGCCAGCGTCGGCGTCGGCCTTGGCCTCTGTGCCGGCCTCGCTGCCGGTGTCGGCGTCGGCGTCCGTACCGGCGGCGGCCTCGGAGTCGGTCTCCTCGCCCGCCCGAGCCGCGGGCAGTCGTACCGCCGAGGTGGTGGGGGTGGGCGCAGCGGCATCGCTGTCGCGGCGGTCGGCGTCGTCGTCCCCGGCTGCCGGGACCGTGTCGGCGGACTCGGTCCTGTCCGCGCCCCGGCCGCCTTCGTCAGCCCCGGTGACAGGCTTGCTGCCGGGGGTCTCCTCCTGGCGCTGGTCCAGCGCGGCGCCCTGGCTCTCCTCGGCGGCGTCCGCCGCCCCAGCCCCCGGCTTGCCGCCCGAGGCCCTCTCCGCGCTCCGGCCGTGGCCGTCCGGGCCCGTCACCGCGTCACCGGCGTCCTCACCGTCGCCGGAGTCGGCATCCGACCCCGCGTCATCCGTACCGGCTTCCGAAAGTTCCGCGTCCGAACCGTCGTCGGACGCATCGCCGTCCGAGTCGCCCACCTCCGGACCGCCCGCACCCGAACCGGCATCCGCACCCGCCCCGTCCGGGCCGTCGGCGCCGGCGCCGACGGCCGAGCCGCCACCGGCCTCCGACCCGTCCGTCTCCGATTCGGCACCCCCGACGGCTCCCCGCCCCGCAGACTCCGCCGAACCCGAACCCGAACCCGAACCCACACCGGCACCATCCAGGTCGGTGTCCTCCGCCTCCAGCAGGGCCCGGCGGGAGAACACCGCTGTCGCCTGGTCGGGCTTCGGGGCGGGGTCCCGGGACATCGCGAGACGTGGGTCCAGGGATGGCTTCGCGGGGCCGGGGGCGTCCCGGAGCGGTGGCTCGTTCCCCGATGTCGACTCCGTCGACGACTCGTACCGCTGCGACCTGTCGGGGGACGTGCCCGCCACCGATGCCTCCTCCCGCGCGCCGCCCGTCCTAGGAGCGCGCGCCCAACCGAACCGTGCTTCCGTGAAATCCCGCCGCCCGGAGACTAGTCACCGGCGCATCACCGCGCCTCGCCGCTGTCCGAACCATGTACCAGTGTCCTGTGTGCGGGCTTAACCCCTGCGGTAGACGAGAACGACATACCTATCGGTTCCACTACAATCCGGTCACGCACTCTCGACAGACCAATGTGAGAGGGGTCACCCTGTCTGTCATCCACGCGGGGAGGCATGGATGGGCAGGAGCCGCAGAACGATTCCGGAGGAGCTTCTGCTGCTGGCGTTGGACCCGGCCACGGGTACCACCGCACAGCCGCAGTCGCTCGACCTTGGTCTGGCCGGAGCGCAGCTAGTGGAGCTGGCGCTGGCCGGACGGATAGCCCCAGACGGGGATCGTATCGCCGTGGTGTCCCCACGGCCGACTGGAGATCCGACTCTGGACTGCGCGTTGGAGTTGCTGCGAAGGCGTGGCGCTCCCGTACGGGCGGTCCATTGGATCGGCGGGCCCCGTCTCGGGCTCCGCCAGATCTATCTCTCGCATCTGGAGCGGTGCGGCATGGTGCATGCCGTGGCGGGCCAGATGTGCGGAGTGCTGCCGACCACTCGCTACCAGGCGAGTCAGACCGAGATCAGCCGGGAGATCCGAGCCCGGCTGGACTCCGCGATCCGCACCGGCGTCCCGCCGGACCCGCGGACCGCGGCGCTCGCCGCGCTGGCGCACGCGGTCGGCCTCGGCAAGCACCTGTATCCGGGGAACGAGGGACGCTCGTCCCGCTCCCGGCTGCGGGACCTGATCCGGCACGACCCCATGGGTGGCCTGGTGGCCCACGCCGTCATGGACGTGCAGAACGGCGTGGCCGCACAGCCGCGCCGCAGCCCGGCACCGACCGGCCGTCAGGCCGCCCCCGGCGCCAGGCCACCCGCACCGGAACCCGCGCGCGGTGTTCCGATGCAGCCACGCCGCGGCTCGATGGCCCGCGTAGTGGCGCACTGAGAGACGCACGCAGCACACCGCAGGACCACAAGCACGAAGAGCACCGAGAACACCTGAAGCGCGCGAGGAGTTCGGCGCAGGCGCCGAGGCACCGGGGTGCGTGTGGGAGCAGGACCCCGGAGCCGCGGGTCCCGACCCCACCGCACCACATGCGTCACGTGGACCACATGTGTCACGTGCACCACGTGCGTCACGTGCGCCCAGGGACCCAGGACCCGGTTCGGGAGCCGCAGGTTCGCGCGGGGCGTGTGGGGCCGTAGTACGCCCCCACACGCCCCGCGCGACCGCATGCCCACGCCCGGACCGCAGCCGGTCGGGGACAGCCGGCCGCGCCCACCTCGCCGCCATGCCGGGCCGCGCGTCACGTCCAGGCCGCGCCCTGCGCGCGTCCATCCGGCGGAGATCCCTCCACGGCGGAAAAACACCGGCGCGAACGGCGCGTACGCAGCGCATATCCGCTGTTTTCCAGCGGTACTCGGCACCTTGGTGGCAATCTGCTCAGCAGCAGATACGCAAAGTAGAGGCACGCAGCCGGAGGTGCACGTCCCGTGGCGTCCAATGTCAATCCCACCGTCAGGCGACGCCGGTTGGGCCAGGAGCTGCGAAGGCTCCGCGAGCTCAAGGGCATGACCGCCGAGGAGGTCGCCGAGCGGCTGCTGGTCTCCCAGTCGAAGATCAGCCGCCTGGAGAACGGCCGCCGCAGTATCAGCCAGCGTGACGTCCGCGACCTCTGCGGAGTCTACGAGGTCGAGGACCAGCGGGTCGTCGACTCCCTGATGCAGATGGCCAAGGACTCCCGCCAGCAGGGCTGGTGGCACGCCTTCGGCGACGTTCCGTACAGCGTCTACATCGGTCTGGAGACCGACGCGGCCAGCCTGCGCGTGTACGACCCCCAGGTCGTCCCCGGGCTGCTGCAGACCCGGCCGTACGCCGAGGCGCTCATCGCGGGCGCGCTGCCCGAGACGACGCCCGCCGACATCGACAAGCGGGTCCAGGTACGACTGAGGCGACAGGAACGTATCTCCGCGCCGGAGAGCCCCCTGCGACTGTGGACGGTCCTCGACGAGTCCGCGCTGCGCCGGGTCGTCGGCAACCGCTCCCTCATGCGCGAGCAGCTGGAGCATCTGGTCGAGCAGTCCCAACTCCCGCACGTCACCGTCCAGGTGATCCCCTTCGACATGGGCGCGCATCCCGGTCTGAACGGGCAGTACGCGATCCTGGAGTTCCCGGACGCGTCGGATTCCAGCGTGGTCTACATCGAGGGTGTCACCAGCGACCTGTACCTGGAGAAGCCGGCCGACGTCCAGAAGTACAGCGTCATGTACGAGCACCTGCGGGCCCAGGCCCTGAACGTGGAGCAATCCCGCCAGCTCATCGCCGACATCGCGAAGGACTACGCGCAACTCCGTCCCCACTGAACGGCCCCTGAACGCTTCCGCAGGGCTTCTGAACGGCCCCTCCAGGCCTGGTGGGACTGAAGGGGCCGGAAGATACACCCTCGACACACTCGGGGGGAAGACCCCCATGGAATATGCCACCCACCCGAGTGAATAGTCGCTTCGTCAGGCGATGTTGGCGAGTAGCGTCGATCACGCCAAGGAAAGCAACGACCTTGGCGCAAACCGAACCGTGGGCTCCGGCAACGGACAGCACCCTTCCACGGTTCGGCGACAGCAACTCAGCGACCAACCGGCAAGCGGAGCAGAAATGGCAATTCAGCAAGGCGCCCAGAACTCGTGGGTCAAGTCGTCCTACTCCACGGGCAACGGCGCGTGCGTCGAGGTCAAGTCCCCCGTCGTCTCGGCCCTGTCCGTGCGCGACTCCAAGGTCACCGACGGCCCGACGCTGGCGTTCCCCGCCGACTCGTGGAGCGCGTTCGTGGCCGAGGCCGGCCGGGGAGCCTTCGACCTCGCGTGACCATGGTTCACCACGACCATCTCCATCCCCCTCATCCCAACTTCACACACACCCACTGACAGAGCCCTCTCGACCGGCCCGCCGTCCTGGCCGAGGGGGCTCGGCCTTGCCCGCGTCCCACCGCCGGGTCCGGCACGCGGGCACGCGGGGCCGCCGGGATCACCCCGGGATCACCGCAGGCGGTCCACGTACCGGTCCGTCCCCGGCACCGTGGGCACGAACGGGGCCAGCAACTCCTGCCGCCCCAGCCCCGATTCCGTGACCGCCTCCCCCAGACCGGCGAAGTACGCCTCCCAGCAGTCGCGCGGATCGCCCTCCAGGAACCACAGAAGGGTCAGGCGGGTGTCGACGCCCTCGACCTGCTTGACGTACGACATGCGGTCCAGGGGCAGCGGGGTGGGCCGGAAGACGGTGACCATGGCGGCCGGCGACCCGGCGAGCCGCTTGGGCAGGTGCCGGGCCCGCAGCCACTCCAGCAACTCTTCCCGCCCCTCGGGTCCTTCGGCGTCGATCACCTGGAGCACGAGGCCCGCGTACGGGTGGTCGAGGGCGTGGAAGTCGCGGGGTCCGGCGGCTCCGTCGCGGTAGACGGTCACCTCGTGGTCCTGGAAGGCCGTGAAGACATGCGTACGGTCCTGGTAGACGCGTGCGTCGCGATTCAGCCGCCTGTTGATGGCGACGGTCCACCTCATGTGGTCGTCGTAGCGGCCGTCGGTGATCCAGTAGGTGGAGAGGTAGCAGCCGGCGGTGACCGGCTGGGCGATCGCCGACTTCTCGGGCGTACGCAGGAGTTGGAGGTCGCGGGTGGCCACCCAACGGCGGCCCGAGAACATCCAGGGCATGGCCATCGCGCCCGCGTAGTAGTGGTCGTCCTCGTACCAGCGGTTGTACGCGTACTCGTGGCCCGGGTGCGGCTCGACCATGGTGATCAGGGCGTGGCCGGGACGGACGCCGTAGGGGCCGACGGCGGCCAGTTCGGCGTACGTGGCGCTGTGGGTGTCCTCGCTCCTGTGCTCGGCCTCGCTCATGTGCTTCCCCTTCCGTCCCTCTGCGGTCGCCCATACTCTGACGCTCCGTCAGATAATGCGCCAGAGCCGGGAGGTCTTCGATGTCACTGCTCACCGGAAAGACGGTCGTCGTCTCGGGAGTCGGGGCCGGACTGGGCCAGCGGGTCGCCGCGGCGGTCGTCCGGGACGGCGGGAACGCCGTGCTGGGGGCGCGTACGGAGGCGAATCTCGCCAAGGCCGCGGCGGAGGTGGACCCGCGGGGCGCGCACACGGCGTACCGGGCGACCGACATCACCGACGAGGCCCAGTGCGCGGCGCTCGCGGCGCTCGCGCGGGAGCGGTTCGGTGCTGTGCACGCGGTGGTGCACGTGGCGGCCTGGGACAGCTACTTCGGGGGCCTGGAGGACGCCGACTTCACCACCTGGCAGGCGGTCCTCGACGTGAATCTGCTGGGCACCCTGCGGATGACCCGGGCCTGTCTGCCGGGCCTGAAGGCGGCGGGCGGCGGGTCGGTGGTCATCATCGGCACCCAGTCGGCGGTGGCCGCGCCCTCGCAGGTGCGGCAGGCTGCGTACGCGGCGTCCAAGGGGGCGCTGACGAGCGCGATGTACTCGCTGGCGCGGGAGTTGGGGCCGCACCGGATCCGGGTCAACACCGTGCTGCCGGGCTGGATGTGGGGGCCGCCCGTGGAGGCGTACGTGCGGTTCTCGGCGCACACCGAGGGGGTGGCCGAGGCGGAGGTGCTGGCGCGGCTCACGGAGCGGATGGCGCTGCCGGAGCTGGCCACGGACGGGGACGTCGCGGACGCGGCGGTCTTCCTGGCCTCGGACCGCGCGCGGGCGATCACCGGCCAGTCGCTGCTCGTCAACGCCGGGGAACTGATGCGCTGACCTGCTCGCGCCGGGCCCTCACGAGGGAAGGAAGGTGATCTTTTTCGGCCACTCGATGTTCACATACATGGACTGTGGTCATCGCTCGGAACTATTTTACCTCCTCTTGGCCTACCCCTTCCTTGCCGTGAGCATGCCACCGAACCCAGAGTTCACATGCCTGACCCTGGCGGCGGACCCTGGAAGGGGGCCCATGAATAGTCTCGACTGGGCCGTGCTCATCGGCTACTTCGGTGTGATGGTCGCGATCGGCGTCTGGTCGCACAAGCGTGTGGACAACGTCAGCGACTTCTTCACGGCCGGCGGCAAGATGCCCTGGTGGCTCTCCGGCATCTCGCACCACATGTCGGGCTACAGCGCGGTGATGTTCACCGGCTATGCCGGCATCGCCTACACCTACGGTGTCACGTCGTTCGTGACCTGGTCGTTCCCCATCGCCCTCGGCATCGCCATCGGCTCCAAGCTGTTCGCGCCGCGCATCAACCGGCTGCGCTCACGGCTGCACGTGGCATCGCCGCTCGAATACCTGAAGAACCGTTACAACCTGGGCACCCAGCAGGCGTTGGCGTGGTCCGGCATGCTGCTGAAGATCGTGGACGTCGGCGCGAAGTGGGCCGCGATCGCGACCCTGCTGTCCGTCTTCACCGGCGTCTCCCTGAACCAGGGAATCCTGATCACGGGCTCGATCACGGCCGTCTACTGCACGATCGGCGGTCTGTGGGCCGACGCGCTGACGGAGCTGGGGCAGTTCGTCATCCAACTGCTCGCCGGTATCGCGATGTTCATCGCGGTGTTCGCCAAACTCGGGGACTACGGCGGGTTCTTCGGGGTCTGGGACCGCCCGGAGCTGAAGGGGCACGCCGAGCCGCTGGTCGGTCCGTACGGCACGGTCTTCCTGCTCGCCTTCCTCTTCATCAAGCTCTTCGAGTACAACGGCGGCATGCTCAACCAGGCCCAGCGCTACATGGCCACGGCGACCCCGCACGAGGCCGAGCGCTCCGCCCGGCTGTCGGCGGTGCTGTGGCTGGTCTGGCCGCTGGTGCTGTTCTTCCCGATGTGGATGTCGCCGCTGCTGGTGAAGTCGGAGTCGGGCAACGGCTCGGACACCTACGCCCTGATGACGGAGCAGCTGCTGCCGCACGGCCTGCTGGGCCTCGTCATCGTCGGTTTCTTCTCCCACACGATGGCCATGTGCTCGTCCGACGCGAACGCCATCGCGGCCGTCTTCACCCGGGACTGCGCGCCGGTGATCTGGCGCCGGGCGCGGACGTGGAGCGAGGGGCAGGGGCTGCGGGTCGCCCGGATCACGACGGTCGTGTTCCTCGGCCTGTCGATGGCGGCGGCCACGCAGGTCAACTCGCCCGCCTTCAAGGACATCATCACCGTCGTCATCAAGTGGGTCGCCGGGCTCATGGGCCCGATGGCCATCCCGATGATGCTCGGCCTGCTGCGGCCCTTCCGCCGCTCCGGGCCGACGGCGGCGCTCACGAGCTGGGCGTGC is drawn from Streptomyces bottropensis ATCC 25435 and contains these coding sequences:
- a CDS encoding GOLPH3/VPS74 family protein, which produces MGRSRRTIPEELLLLALDPATGTTAQPQSLDLGLAGAQLVELALAGRIAPDGDRIAVVSPRPTGDPTLDCALELLRRRGAPVRAVHWIGGPRLGLRQIYLSHLERCGMVHAVAGQMCGVLPTTRYQASQTEISREIRARLDSAIRTGVPPDPRTAALAALAHAVGLGKHLYPGNEGRSSRSRLRDLIRHDPMGGLVAHAVMDVQNGVAAQPRRSPAPTGRQAAPGARPPAPEPARGVPMQPRRGSMARVVAH
- a CDS encoding helix-turn-helix domain-containing protein; the encoded protein is MASNVNPTVRRRRLGQELRRLRELKGMTAEEVAERLLVSQSKISRLENGRRSISQRDVRDLCGVYEVEDQRVVDSLMQMAKDSRQQGWWHAFGDVPYSVYIGLETDAASLRVYDPQVVPGLLQTRPYAEALIAGALPETTPADIDKRVQVRLRRQERISAPESPLRLWTVLDESALRRVVGNRSLMREQLEHLVEQSQLPHVTVQVIPFDMGAHPGLNGQYAILEFPDASDSSVVYIEGVTSDLYLEKPADVQKYSVMYEHLRAQALNVEQSRQLIADIAKDYAQLRPH
- a CDS encoding DUF397 domain-containing protein, whose product is MAIQQGAQNSWVKSSYSTGNGACVEVKSPVVSALSVRDSKVTDGPTLAFPADSWSAFVAEAGRGAFDLA
- a CDS encoding SDR family oxidoreductase yields the protein MSLLTGKTVVVSGVGAGLGQRVAAAVVRDGGNAVLGARTEANLAKAAAEVDPRGAHTAYRATDITDEAQCAALAALARERFGAVHAVVHVAAWDSYFGGLEDADFTTWQAVLDVNLLGTLRMTRACLPGLKAAGGGSVVIIGTQSAVAAPSQVRQAAYAASKGALTSAMYSLARELGPHRIRVNTVLPGWMWGPPVEAYVRFSAHTEGVAEAEVLARLTERMALPELATDGDVADAAVFLASDRARAITGQSLLVNAGELMR
- a CDS encoding sodium:solute symporter family protein — encoded protein: MNSLDWAVLIGYFGVMVAIGVWSHKRVDNVSDFFTAGGKMPWWLSGISHHMSGYSAVMFTGYAGIAYTYGVTSFVTWSFPIALGIAIGSKLFAPRINRLRSRLHVASPLEYLKNRYNLGTQQALAWSGMLLKIVDVGAKWAAIATLLSVFTGVSLNQGILITGSITAVYCTIGGLWADALTELGQFVIQLLAGIAMFIAVFAKLGDYGGFFGVWDRPELKGHAEPLVGPYGTVFLLAFLFIKLFEYNGGMLNQAQRYMATATPHEAERSARLSAVLWLVWPLVLFFPMWMSPLLVKSESGNGSDTYALMTEQLLPHGLLGLVIVGFFSHTMAMCSSDANAIAAVFTRDCAPVIWRRARTWSEGQGLRVARITTVVFLGLSMAAATQVNSPAFKDIITVVIKWVAGLMGPMAIPMMLGLLRPFRRSGPTAALTSWACGLFAFWLVNYPINWNIDGGVPLQYQVSIPLAVSLVLYIVIGFIKPEDTPERLALIEIINTDGDGDGKGGAGAAAAVPAQGKDASSPSGV